One genomic window of Ilyobacter polytropus DSM 2926 includes the following:
- a CDS encoding YggT family protein, whose protein sequence is MLSILKIIDLAIRALKMLILIRIVISWVAPYSRNEFTHLVYEVTEPILRPFRMLIPLGSMRMDLSPILAYFALNLIRNLAFGLLLR, encoded by the coding sequence ATGTTATCGATTTTAAAAATTATAGATCTTGCTATAAGAGCCTTAAAAATGCTTATTTTGATAAGGATTGTGATATCCTGGGTGGCTCCATACAGCAGAAATGAGTTTACACATCTTGTATATGAGGTGACAGAACCGATACTGAGACCTTTTAGGATGCTAATACCTTTAGGGTCTATGAGGATGGATCTATCCCCTATACTTGCTTACTTTGCCCTTAATCTCATCAGAAATCTAGCATTTGGACTGTTGCTACGTTAG
- a CDS encoding GGDEF domain-containing protein, with amino-acid sequence MNNILWDNKLKILDFAFQPIICANSGEIYGVEALLRNSLEAGFKNIGDVFDSAYKDGSLYTLDLMLREKAIQKFKKLKFHKSIKIFYNLDNRLLEMPNFSMGKTEILLKENKIEKSSLCFEISEKYKLNKIEDINDMLSVYKSEGYIIALDDFGSGFSNLQKLYHFDINLLKIDRFFIKNVGKSSKKRIFLNNIINLVHTLGGLVVAEGIETEEEMHVCRMLGCDLLQGYYIQHPSQNLDDIKVLYHHVKENIIKQENFLGEDRNIIESHILKIEGTYIENHMDKILEVLKKNSHAEVFPILDQDKRVLGMIREKKIKRYLLAPFGNEFLKKKTVRDLMDIAIIADINVNVNRLIEILSLNDEVEFIIITCDGKYKGYLDKNAVIKIISEKKIGEAKNQNPLTRLPGNTQISDFIEKTLLDKANGYIYTYFDFNNFKSYNDKYGFKKGDKIITLFSEILKDEEKDENSFIGHVGGDDFFLGIRQRPNKNFNDTLDKITSIADMFKTQARDHYDQKDLKKGFILSQDRSGQLRKVPLITVSAAILEIIPGERNCTIEDVSDLLFKLKKNSKIAKDSTCCSTILPYKQFF; translated from the coding sequence ATGAACAACATACTTTGGGATAACAAATTAAAAATTTTAGACTTTGCTTTTCAACCTATAATATGTGCAAATTCAGGCGAGATATACGGTGTAGAAGCTCTTCTTAGAAACAGTTTAGAGGCTGGTTTCAAAAATATCGGAGATGTCTTTGACAGCGCCTATAAGGATGGTTCCTTATATACACTTGATTTAATGCTTCGAGAAAAAGCCATCCAGAAATTTAAAAAACTGAAATTCCACAAAAGTATAAAAATATTTTATAATCTAGACAACCGACTTTTAGAAATGCCCAACTTTTCAATGGGAAAAACAGAGATTCTTTTGAAGGAAAATAAAATAGAAAAGAGCTCTTTGTGTTTTGAGATATCGGAAAAATACAAACTCAACAAGATAGAGGATATCAATGATATGCTGAGCGTATATAAGAGTGAAGGGTATATTATTGCCTTAGATGACTTTGGAAGCGGCTTTTCTAACCTTCAGAAACTTTATCACTTTGACATAAATCTTTTAAAAATAGACAGATTTTTTATCAAAAATGTGGGAAAGAGCAGTAAAAAAAGAATTTTCTTAAACAACATAATAAATCTAGTTCATACTCTAGGGGGACTTGTAGTGGCAGAAGGGATCGAGACAGAGGAAGAGATGCACGTTTGTCGTATGCTCGGCTGCGACCTCTTACAGGGATATTACATACAACATCCCAGTCAAAACTTAGACGATATCAAAGTGCTGTATCACCATGTAAAAGAAAACATTATAAAACAGGAGAATTTTTTAGGGGAAGACAGAAACATTATCGAAAGTCATATTTTAAAAATAGAAGGAACCTACATAGAAAACCATATGGATAAGATTTTAGAAGTTTTGAAAAAAAATAGCCATGCAGAGGTCTTCCCGATATTAGACCAAGACAAGAGGGTTCTTGGTATGATAAGAGAAAAAAAGATCAAAAGATATCTTTTGGCTCCCTTTGGAAATGAATTCCTCAAGAAGAAAACTGTACGTGACCTAATGGACATTGCAATAATTGCAGATATTAACGTCAACGTAAATAGACTAATAGAGATACTCTCATTAAATGATGAAGTAGAATTTATAATCATAACCTGCGATGGTAAGTATAAAGGTTATCTTGACAAAAATGCAGTCATTAAAATAATCAGTGAAAAGAAGATAGGAGAAGCCAAAAATCAAAATCCCCTTACAAGGCTTCCAGGAAATACCCAAATATCAGATTTTATAGAAAAAACTCTTTTAGATAAAGCAAATGGATATATTTACACATACTTTGACTTCAATAATTTCAAGAGTTACAATGACAAGTATGGATTTAAAAAAGGGGACAAAATAATCACCTTATTTAGTGAGATTTTAAAAGATGAAGAAAAAGATGAAAATTCATTTATAGGCCATGTAGGTGGGGATGATTTTTTTTTAGGCATAAGGCAAAGGCCAAATAAAAATTTTAATGATACCCTAGATAAGATAACCTCAATTGCAGATATGTTTAAAACCCAGGCCCGGGACCATTATGATCAGAAAGACTTAAAAAAGGGTTTTATTTTAAGTCAAGACAGAAGCGGCCAGCTTAGAAAGGTACCTCTTATAACTGTCTCTGCTGCAATTTTAGAAATTATTCCAGGAGAAAGGAATTGTACAATCGAAGATGTCAGTGATCTCCTATTTAAATTAAAAAAGAATTCTAAAATAGCAAAAGATTCCACATGCTGTTCGACCATACTGCCATACAAACAATTTTTTTAA
- the pgsA gene encoding CDP-diacylglycerol--glycerol-3-phosphate 3-phosphatidyltransferase — protein MNLPNQLTLLRIILAIPFIFFLGNAESGGFAYRVIALVIFSVASITDFFDGYIARKRNLITDFGKLMDPLADKILVISALVIFVDIKYIPAWMSIVVIAREFLISGIRTLAAAKGEVIPAAKLGKYKTTSQMIVIIIIIIFGKNQYNFYLMLIPVILTIWSGWEYTAKAKHYFMNVK, from the coding sequence ATGAATCTGCCTAATCAACTAACACTACTCAGAATAATTTTAGCAATTCCATTTATATTTTTTTTGGGAAATGCAGAAAGTGGAGGTTTTGCTTACAGAGTTATTGCACTGGTGATATTTTCGGTTGCTTCAATAACTGATTTTTTTGACGGTTATATAGCTAGAAAAAGAAATCTTATAACTGATTTTGGAAAACTGATGGATCCTTTAGCAGACAAAATCCTTGTTATATCTGCCCTTGTAATATTTGTGGATATAAAATACATACCTGCATGGATGTCTATAGTTGTAATTGCAAGAGAGTTTTTGATAAGCGGCATAAGGACACTGGCTGCAGCTAAGGGAGAGGTAATTCCGGCGGCAAAACTGGGAAAATATAAAACTACTTCTCAGATGATTGTAATAATAATTATAATAATATTTGGTAAAAATCAATATAACTTTTACCTGATGTTGATCCCAGTAATACTGACTATATGGTCAGGATGGGAATATACTGCAAAAGCTAAACACTACTTTATGAATGTAAAATAA